A stretch of the Luteimonas sp. JM171 genome encodes the following:
- a CDS encoding DUF2628 domain-containing protein, whose amino-acid sequence MEQEALYRAVIGRNHAYYLERFRRFDSAGKAGASWHWPAFFITFFWMLYRKMWGVAAAYVVLMLASYLILPTVGMLAGGVGGMLVMSLVHLVAVMVLPAVFANALYYRHCRSKIADTETLAHNPDARVRELERRGGTSEVAAAIGAIVTLLVGIAFIAMMAAISIPAYQDYLERSGGGQAPAAGATEQGARPE is encoded by the coding sequence ATGGAACAGGAAGCGCTTTACCGGGCCGTGATCGGCCGCAACCACGCGTATTACCTCGAGCGTTTCCGGCGTTTTGACAGCGCGGGCAAGGCGGGCGCCAGCTGGCACTGGCCGGCGTTCTTCATCACCTTCTTCTGGATGCTGTACCGGAAGATGTGGGGCGTGGCCGCGGCCTACGTGGTGCTGATGCTGGCCTCGTACCTGATCCTGCCCACGGTGGGCATGCTGGCCGGCGGCGTGGGCGGCATGCTGGTCATGTCGCTCGTGCACCTGGTGGCGGTCATGGTGCTCCCCGCCGTGTTTGCCAACGCGCTGTACTACCGCCATTGCCGCAGCAAAATCGCCGATACCGAGACACTCGCGCACAACCCGGATGCGCGTGTGCGCGAGCTGGAGCGCCGCGGCGGCACCAGCGAGGTGGCGGCCGCGATCGGCGCGATCGTGACCCTGCTGGTCGGCATCGCTTTCATCGCGATGATGGCTGCGATCTCGATTCCGGCCTACCAGGATTACCTGGAGCGCAGCGGCGGCGGGCAGGCCCCGGCTGCCGGCGCCACGGAGCAGGGCGCGCGGCCCGAATAG
- a CDS encoding NAD(P)/FAD-dependent oxidoreductase: MANPEPAKRLVIVGGGVAGLEIASTLGRRWRREDGSPSITLVDRESAHVWKPMLHTIAAGTRDIFQQQTTYLAQARDAGFSYRPGELCGLDRSAREIHLAAQHAPDGRLLVPASRLGYDVLVLATGSQANDFGTPGVAEHCWHIDSRRQADHFNREVRIRLLQSLTQESSLHIAIVGGGATGVELAAELVQMVEAVTAYGARGLHERINITLIEAGPRLLAGFPEDISSATRTRLEAIGIKVLTDAQVSAATPDAFILKNGDELLATLKVWAAGVKGPDFLADLDGLETNRNNQLLVKPTLQTTRDPAIYAVGDCASLTPEGAERPLPPTAQVAHQQAKYLVDALPRALEGRSVRDFRYRDMGALVSLADYDAFGSLGQFGLFKGTTFRGRLAQISHVMLYRSHQARIHGFWKGGLLWLVDRLNARVRAPIRLD, encoded by the coding sequence ATGGCGAATCCCGAACCAGCGAAGCGGCTGGTGATCGTTGGCGGCGGCGTGGCCGGGCTGGAGATCGCCAGCACGCTGGGCCGCCGGTGGCGCAGGGAGGATGGTTCGCCTTCGATCACGCTGGTTGATCGCGAGTCGGCGCACGTGTGGAAGCCGATGCTGCACACCATTGCCGCCGGCACCCGCGACATCTTCCAGCAGCAGACCACCTACCTGGCCCAGGCGCGCGATGCGGGGTTTTCCTATCGGCCCGGGGAGCTGTGCGGGCTGGACCGGAGCGCGCGGGAGATCCACCTGGCGGCGCAGCACGCGCCGGACGGGCGGCTGCTGGTGCCGGCAAGCCGGCTCGGCTACGACGTGCTGGTGCTGGCCACCGGCAGCCAGGCCAATGACTTCGGTACGCCGGGGGTGGCGGAGCACTGCTGGCACATCGATTCGCGCCGCCAGGCGGACCACTTCAATCGCGAGGTGCGCATCCGGCTGCTGCAGAGCCTGACCCAGGAGAGTTCGCTGCACATTGCCATCGTCGGCGGCGGCGCCACCGGGGTGGAGCTGGCGGCGGAGCTGGTGCAGATGGTGGAGGCGGTGACGGCGTACGGCGCGCGCGGGCTGCATGAGCGCATCAACATCACCCTCATCGAGGCCGGACCGCGGCTGCTGGCGGGGTTTCCGGAGGACATCTCCAGCGCAACGCGCACGCGGCTGGAGGCCATCGGCATCAAGGTGCTCACTGACGCCCAGGTCAGCGCGGCCACCCCGGATGCTTTCATCCTGAAGAACGGCGACGAGCTGCTGGCCACACTTAAAGTGTGGGCGGCCGGGGTGAAGGGGCCGGACTTCCTTGCCGATCTCGACGGGCTGGAAACCAACCGCAACAACCAGCTGCTGGTGAAGCCGACCCTGCAGACCACCCGCGATCCGGCGATCTACGCGGTGGGCGACTGCGCATCGCTCACGCCCGAAGGCGCCGAGCGTCCGCTGCCACCCACGGCGCAGGTGGCGCACCAGCAGGCGAAGTACCTGGTGGATGCGCTGCCGCGGGCACTGGAGGGCCGGTCGGTGCGCGATTTCCGCTACCGCGACATGGGCGCGCTGGTGTCGCTGGCCGATTACGACGCGTTTGGATCGCTCGGGCAGTTCGGCCTGTTCAAGGGCACCACCTTCCGCGGCCGCCTGGCGCAGATCAGCCACGTGATGCTCTACCGCAGCCATCAGGCGCGCATCCACGGCTTCTGGAAGGGCGGGCTGCTGTGGCTGGTGGACCGGCTGAATGCACGGGTGCGGGCGCCGATCCGGCTGGATTGA
- a CDS encoding SRPBCC family protein, translating into MTDTRHTDQATPATLRFERLLDAPVDRVWQFLVDPELRARWFMAGPTDARVGGCIGLTMDHDRLSDREVPTPEPYRPYIGHSWSERITRCEPPNVLAFTWENGDAGEVTFELTDAGNDRTRLVLTHTGLRGPGDALNFGGGWHSHLAVLERRIRGEGVEDFWALHAQAEARIAEMLQRS; encoded by the coding sequence ATGACTGACACCCGGCATACCGACCAGGCCACCCCTGCCACGCTGCGTTTCGAGCGGCTGCTGGACGCACCGGTGGACAGGGTCTGGCAGTTCCTGGTGGACCCCGAGCTGCGCGCGCGCTGGTTCATGGCGGGCCCCACCGACGCCCGGGTGGGCGGCTGCATCGGCCTGACCATGGACCACGACCGGCTCTCCGACCGCGAGGTGCCCACGCCGGAGCCCTACCGCCCCTACATCGGCCACAGCTGGAGCGAACGCATCACCCGCTGCGAACCGCCCAACGTGCTGGCCTTCACCTGGGAGAACGGCGACGCCGGCGAAGTCACCTTCGAACTCACGGATGCCGGCAACGACCGGACGCGCCTGGTGCTCACCCACACCGGCCTGCGCGGCCCCGGCGATGCGCTCAACTTCGGCGGCGGCTGGCACTCGCACCTCGCCGTGCTGGAACGGCGGATCCGCGGCGAGGGCGTGGAGGACTTCTGGGCACTGCATGCGCAGGCGGAGGCGCGGATCGCAGAGATGCTTCAGCGAAGCTGA
- a CDS encoding helix-turn-helix domain-containing protein, which translates to MADHPLHVIRTPRQLGPLLRALRRQAGLTQADVAGQLGVTRQAVSELENRPESATFERLMKLCAVLGVEIALQPRDASRPAKPLAW; encoded by the coding sequence GTGGCCGATCATCCGCTTCATGTCATCCGGACGCCCCGACAACTTGGCCCCCTGCTGCGCGCCCTGCGCAGGCAGGCCGGCCTCACCCAGGCCGACGTGGCCGGCCAGCTGGGCGTCACCCGCCAGGCGGTCAGCGAGCTGGAGAACCGGCCCGAGTCGGCCACCTTCGAGCGCCTCATGAAACTGTGCGCGGTGCTGGGGGTGGAGATCGCCCTGCAGCCGCGCGACGCCTCCCGTCCAGCGAAGCCATTGGCGTGGTGA
- a CDS encoding YetF domain-containing protein, with protein MEWLPDEWTALFAIETPILELVARGAVIYLGIMALLRIMPRRTGGELTTTDLIVILLVAEAATHTFSIYTSVGDALVLIAVLLAIDYAVNALSYHSRWFERAMTPPPLLLVKDGRLLRRNMRREFVTEEELMGHLRTHEIADLSQVRKAFVEGEGDITFVTRD; from the coding sequence ATGGAATGGTTGCCGGACGAGTGGACCGCACTTTTCGCCATCGAGACGCCGATCCTCGAGCTGGTCGCCCGGGGCGCGGTGATCTACCTGGGGATCATGGCGCTGCTGCGGATCATGCCGCGGCGCACGGGCGGCGAGCTCACCACCACCGACCTGATCGTGATCCTGCTGGTGGCCGAGGCGGCCACCCACACCTTCTCCATCTACACCTCGGTAGGCGATGCGCTGGTGCTGATCGCGGTGCTGCTGGCCATCGATTACGCGGTCAACGCACTGAGCTACCACTCCAGGTGGTTCGAGCGCGCGATGACCCCGCCGCCCCTGCTGCTGGTGAAGGACGGCCGGCTGCTGCGCAGGAACATGCGGCGCGAGTTCGTCACCGAAGAGGAGCTCATGGGCCACCTGCGCACCCACGAGATCGCAGACCTGTCGCAGGTCCGCAAGGCGTTCGTGGAGGGCGAGGGGGACATCACCTTCGTCACCCGCGACTAG
- a CDS encoding PA2169 family four-helix-bundle protein has product MDNNKKTQHSLNDLIEIARDGSEFYTEAASKVDNPELASLFTRMAGHKREIMNGLSADVAAIGGEPADSGTMAGSIRKGYANLRAALGNKDYAYVAELEELEDRLLEAFRETIQDDDTPAAAKAAAQKYLPQVQECHDIMRNRKVALKDAH; this is encoded by the coding sequence ATGGACAACAACAAGAAGACCCAGCACTCGCTCAACGACCTGATCGAAATCGCCCGCGACGGCAGCGAGTTCTACACCGAGGCCGCGAGCAAGGTGGACAACCCCGAGCTCGCCAGCCTGTTCACCCGCATGGCGGGCCACAAGCGCGAGATCATGAACGGCCTGTCGGCCGACGTGGCCGCGATTGGCGGCGAGCCCGCCGACAGCGGCACCATGGCCGGTTCCATACGCAAGGGCTACGCCAACCTGCGCGCAGCGCTCGGCAACAAGGATTACGCCTACGTAGCCGAGCTGGAGGAACTTGAGGATCGCCTGCTTGAGGCGTTCCGCGAGACCATCCAGGACGACGACACCCCGGCCGCCGCCAAGGCCGCGGCCCAGAAGTACCTGCCGCAGGTGCAGGAGTGCCACGACATCATGCGCAACCGCAAGGTGGCGCTGAAGGACGCGCACTGA
- a CDS encoding type II toxin-antitoxin system HipA family toxin → MSVLSVWMNGEHVANWERGDRGGRLSYSAHWLQSLSSRPLSLSLPLLPARESHRGEVVGNWFENLLPDSGDIRARLRDRFGLRSTATFELLQAIGRDCVGAVQLLPEGSRPDDLHQIRFRPLDEVQVGAHLRSVSAGPGPGHLAGDDDAFRISIAGAQEKTGLLRHQGRWCVPLGSTPSTHIFKLPLGLVGNMRADMTGSVENEWLCLKLMAAFGIPVAEADMASFDGQPVLVVTRFDRRLADDGSWWMRLPQEDMCQASGLPASRRYESDGGPGIARIMELLRLSEEPGDRATFFKSQILFWMLAATDGHAKNFSLRIEAGGRFRLTPLYDVLSVYPIMGRGPRQLDPQRAELAMAVSGRNRHRRLRNIHRRHWNATARACGIPDGAEAWIGELLERVEPAIGSVERQLPAGFPDQVASSIFGGLRSAARRLASMAQPA, encoded by the coding sequence ATGAGCGTCCTGAGCGTATGGATGAACGGCGAGCACGTCGCCAACTGGGAGCGCGGCGATCGCGGAGGCCGGCTCAGCTATTCCGCGCACTGGCTGCAGTCGCTCTCCAGCCGTCCACTGTCGCTGTCGCTGCCGCTGTTGCCGGCGCGCGAAAGTCATCGCGGCGAAGTCGTGGGCAACTGGTTCGAGAACCTCCTGCCAGACAGCGGCGACATCCGCGCCCGCCTTCGCGACCGGTTCGGGCTGCGCTCGACGGCGACCTTCGAACTGCTGCAGGCCATCGGCCGCGACTGTGTTGGCGCGGTGCAGCTGCTGCCCGAAGGAAGCCGGCCCGACGACCTGCACCAGATCCGCTTCCGCCCGCTGGACGAAGTCCAGGTGGGAGCGCACCTGCGCAGCGTTTCGGCGGGGCCGGGACCCGGCCACCTGGCCGGGGACGACGACGCGTTCCGCATCTCGATTGCCGGCGCCCAGGAGAAGACCGGCCTGTTGCGCCACCAGGGACGGTGGTGCGTGCCGCTCGGCAGCACGCCCAGCACCCATATCTTCAAGCTGCCGCTGGGCTTGGTGGGCAACATGCGCGCCGACATGACCGGTTCGGTGGAAAACGAATGGCTGTGCCTGAAATTGATGGCCGCGTTCGGCATTCCCGTGGCCGAAGCCGACATGGCCAGCTTCGACGGCCAGCCGGTCCTGGTGGTCACCCGCTTCGACCGGCGCCTTGCCGACGACGGCAGCTGGTGGATGCGGCTGCCGCAGGAGGACATGTGCCAGGCCTCTGGACTGCCTGCCTCACGCCGCTACGAAAGCGATGGCGGGCCGGGCATCGCCAGGATCATGGAACTGCTGCGCCTGTCCGAGGAGCCTGGCGACCGCGCCACCTTCTTCAAGAGCCAGATCCTGTTCTGGATGCTGGCGGCGACCGACGGCCACGCCAAGAACTTCAGCCTGCGCATCGAGGCCGGTGGACGCTTCCGACTGACGCCGCTGTACGACGTGCTGTCGGTCTACCCGATCATGGGCCGGGGTCCGCGCCAACTTGATCCGCAGCGCGCAGAGCTCGCGATGGCGGTGTCCGGCAGGAACCGACACCGCCGCCTTCGCAATATCCACCGCCGCCACTGGAACGCGACCGCGCGGGCCTGCGGGATCCCGGATGGCGCCGAGGCGTGGATCGGCGAACTGCTGGAACGGGTGGAGCCGGCGATCGGGAGCGTGGAACGGCAGCTGCCGGCCGGCTTTCCGGACCAGGTGGCGTCGAGCATTTTCGGCGGCCTGCGGAGTGCCGCGCGGCGGCTGGCCTCGATGGCCCAGCCAGCGTAA
- the htpG gene encoding molecular chaperone HtpG: MSTATETRKFEAEVSQVLHLVTHSLYSHKEIFLRELVSNASDACDKLRFEAIAKPELLAGEAELRIDIEWDKDARTITVRDNGIGMSRDEVIANIGSIASSGTRRFLEAMSGEQKADARLIGQFGVGFYSAFVVADKVTVTTRRAGAEASEGVRWESDGTGEYTLETLEVPERGTSVTLHLKEDEGEFLEDWKLRSLVRKYSDHVAFPIRMPKAATPGEDDKDKKDATPEWETVNDASALWTKPKNEISDEEYQNFYKSLGHDFNDAAAWSHNRVEGNQSFTTLLYIPSQPPFDLMMGGRDERKGLKLYIKRVFIMDAAEELLPNYLRFVRGVVDSDDLPLNVSREILQQNRQVERIKGACVKRVLDMIEKLSRDEPEKFAAFLKAFGNTLKEGIVEDPANRERIAGLLRFASTKGEGEALTVSLDDYIGRMAGDQDTIWYITADGYKAAAGSPQLEAFRAKDIEVLLMFERIDEWVLGHFTEYKGKPLKNVAKGELPLDQAEKDKQEEAAKAAAPLVEKIKKLLGDRVADVRVSARLTDSPSCLALSDYEMAPHLARLLREAGQDIPESKPTLEINPQHALLQKIDGEADEAKATDLATLLLEQAELAAGAPLPDPAAFVQRVNRLLLG; encoded by the coding sequence ATGAGCACCGCGACCGAAACCCGCAAGTTCGAAGCCGAAGTCTCCCAGGTCCTGCACCTGGTCACCCACTCCCTCTACTCGCACAAGGAAATCTTCCTGCGCGAGCTGGTCTCCAACGCGTCCGACGCCTGCGACAAGCTGCGCTTCGAGGCCATTGCCAAGCCGGAACTGCTGGCGGGCGAGGCCGAGCTGCGGATCGACATCGAGTGGGACAAGGACGCGCGCACCATCACCGTGCGCGACAACGGCATCGGCATGAGCCGCGACGAGGTGATCGCCAACATCGGCAGCATCGCCAGCTCCGGCACCCGACGCTTCCTGGAGGCGATGAGCGGCGAGCAGAAGGCCGACGCGCGCCTGATCGGCCAGTTCGGCGTCGGCTTCTACTCCGCCTTCGTGGTCGCCGACAAGGTCACCGTCACCACCCGCCGCGCCGGCGCCGAGGCCAGCGAGGGCGTGAGGTGGGAAAGCGACGGCACCGGCGAGTACACGCTGGAGACGCTTGAAGTCCCCGAGCGCGGCACCAGCGTCACCCTGCACCTGAAGGAGGACGAGGGCGAGTTCCTGGAGGACTGGAAGCTGCGCTCGCTGGTGCGCAAGTACTCCGATCACGTCGCCTTCCCGATCCGCATGCCCAAGGCGGCCACGCCGGGCGAGGACGACAAGGACAAGAAGGACGCCACCCCGGAATGGGAGACCGTCAACGACGCCTCGGCGCTGTGGACCAAGCCCAAGAACGAGATCAGCGACGAGGAGTACCAGAACTTCTACAAGTCGCTGGGCCACGACTTCAACGACGCCGCCGCCTGGAGCCACAACCGGGTGGAGGGCAACCAGAGCTTCACCACGCTGCTCTACATCCCGTCGCAGCCGCCGTTCGACCTGATGATGGGCGGGCGCGACGAGCGCAAGGGGCTCAAGCTCTACATCAAACGCGTCTTCATCATGGACGCGGCCGAGGAGCTGCTGCCCAACTACCTGCGCTTCGTGCGCGGCGTGGTGGATTCGGACGACCTGCCGCTCAACGTGAGCCGCGAGATCCTGCAGCAGAACCGCCAGGTGGAGCGCATCAAGGGCGCCTGCGTGAAGCGGGTGCTGGACATGATCGAAAAGCTCTCGCGCGATGAGCCGGAGAAGTTCGCCGCCTTCCTCAAGGCGTTTGGCAACACGCTCAAGGAGGGCATCGTCGAGGACCCGGCCAACCGCGAGCGTATCGCCGGCCTGCTGCGCTTTGCCTCCACCAAGGGCGAGGGCGAGGCCCTGACGGTTTCGCTGGACGACTACATCGGCCGCATGGCCGGCGACCAGGACACCATCTGGTACATCACCGCCGACGGCTACAAGGCCGCAGCCGGCAGCCCGCAGCTGGAGGCCTTCCGCGCCAAGGACATCGAGGTGCTGCTGATGTTCGAGCGCATCGACGAGTGGGTGCTGGGCCACTTCACCGAGTACAAGGGCAAGCCGCTCAAGAACGTGGCCAAGGGCGAGCTGCCGCTCGACCAGGCGGAGAAGGACAAGCAGGAAGAGGCCGCCAAGGCCGCCGCCCCGCTGGTGGAGAAGATCAAGAAGCTGCTGGGTGATCGCGTTGCCGACGTGCGCGTGTCCGCGCGCCTGACCGATTCGCCCTCGTGCCTGGCGCTGTCGGACTACGAGATGGCCCCGCACCTGGCGCGGCTGCTGCGCGAGGCCGGCCAGGACATCCCGGAGAGCAAGCCGACGCTGGAGATCAACCCGCAGCACGCCCTGCTGCAGAAGATCGACGGCGAGGCGGACGAGGCGAAGGCCACCGACCTGGCCACGCTGCTGCTGGAACAGGCCGAGCTTGCCGCAGGCGCGCCGCTGCCGGATCCGGCCGCGTTCGTGCAGCGCGTGAACCGGCTGCTGCTGGGCTGA
- a CDS encoding NAD(P)/FAD-dependent oxidoreductase, producing the protein MKQLRIAIVGYGTAGQAAAVWLTRDGHDVCVFERVPEPGPVGAGFLLQPSGLQVLWRMGLLPSVMAHGARVDRLFGDTPCGRPVMDMRYAGMEPRLFGVGLQRGALFSILDAAWPGHASALHADRDIVDVDDQAGLLRDARGEVHGPFDLVVVADGAASRLRGAISAPRVDKPYPWGALWCLLPAGKWPHVAELRQRYVAARKMIGLLPVGGRPGDPTRRLSFFWSLHTSAFEQWEADGLAPWMDELHSLWPEARDVFAGITGPGQLARARYRDTVMRQWHRGRVVLMGDAAHSMSPQLGQGVNMALLDAEALAGALRESASIGAALQAYQRERRAHVWMYQLWSRWLTPVFQSDLDAVAKMRDLAFLPMGRLPGGRGQMLRVLTGTQRGLLGRLGLEEEFVETLGPAVLAAAVSQEG; encoded by the coding sequence ATGAAACAACTGCGTATTGCGATCGTCGGCTACGGCACCGCCGGGCAGGCGGCCGCCGTGTGGCTCACGCGCGATGGCCACGACGTGTGCGTGTTCGAGCGGGTGCCCGAACCCGGCCCGGTGGGCGCCGGCTTCCTGCTCCAGCCCAGCGGCCTGCAAGTGCTCTGGCGCATGGGCCTTCTGCCATCAGTCATGGCGCACGGTGCCCGCGTGGACCGCCTGTTCGGCGATACCCCCTGCGGGCGCCCGGTGATGGACATGCGTTACGCCGGAATGGAACCGCGCCTGTTCGGCGTCGGCCTGCAGCGCGGCGCGCTGTTCTCGATCCTGGATGCGGCCTGGCCTGGCCACGCCAGCGCCCTGCACGCCGATCGGGACATCGTCGACGTGGATGACCAAGCCGGCCTGCTGCGCGACGCCCGCGGCGAGGTGCACGGCCCCTTCGATCTGGTGGTGGTGGCCGACGGCGCCGCCTCGCGCCTGCGCGGCGCCATCAGCGCGCCACGCGTGGACAAGCCCTATCCCTGGGGCGCGCTGTGGTGCCTGCTGCCCGCCGGCAAGTGGCCACACGTGGCCGAGTTGCGCCAGCGCTACGTGGCCGCGCGCAAGATGATCGGCCTGCTGCCGGTGGGCGGCCGACCCGGCGACCCGACGCGCCGGCTGAGCTTTTTCTGGAGCCTGCATACCAGCGCGTTCGAACAGTGGGAGGCCGATGGCCTGGCGCCGTGGATGGACGAGCTGCACAGCCTGTGGCCCGAGGCCCGCGACGTGTTCGCCGGCATCACCGGGCCCGGCCAGCTCGCGCGCGCCCGCTACCGCGACACCGTCATGCGCCAGTGGCACCGCGGCCGCGTGGTGCTGATGGGCGACGCCGCCCACTCCATGAGCCCGCAGCTCGGCCAGGGCGTGAACATGGCGCTGCTTGATGCCGAAGCACTCGCCGGCGCGCTGCGCGAATCCGCATCCATCGGCGCCGCGCTGCAGGCCTACCAGCGCGAACGGCGTGCCCACGTTTGGATGTACCAGCTCTGGAGCCGCTGGCTCACGCCTGTGTTCCAATCCGACCTCGATGCGGTGGCGAAGATGCGTGACCTTGCATTCCTGCCCATGGGCCGGCTGCCGGGTGGACGCGGGCAGATGCTGCGGGTGCTCACCGGCACGCAGCGAGGGCTGCTCGGCAGGCTGGGATTGGAAGAAGAATTCGTGGAGACGCTGGGGCCGGCGGTGCTGGCAGCCGCTGTTTCACAAGAGGGGTAG
- a CDS encoding metalloregulator ArsR/SmtB family transcription factor, whose amino-acid sequence MVEQHLDRTFTALANPTRRGMLADLMLGEKSIGELAAPHRMSFAGASKHVAVLAQAGLIERCKVGRQQVCRIRPERLKDASDWLGQWQRLWTTRLDALERALKEGDATGASHPPSPTRKRP is encoded by the coding sequence ATGGTTGAACAACATCTCGATCGCACCTTCACCGCGCTGGCCAATCCCACCCGCCGCGGGATGCTCGCTGACCTGATGCTGGGCGAGAAATCCATCGGCGAATTGGCGGCGCCGCACAGGATGAGCTTCGCCGGTGCGTCCAAGCACGTCGCGGTGCTGGCACAGGCGGGACTGATCGAGCGCTGCAAGGTCGGCCGGCAGCAGGTGTGCCGGATCCGGCCGGAACGGCTGAAGGACGCCAGCGACTGGCTGGGCCAGTGGCAGCGTCTGTGGACCACCCGCCTCGACGCCCTCGAGCGCGCACTGAAGGAGGGCGACGCCACCGGCGCGTCGCACCCCCCATCCCCCACGAGGAAACGACCATGA